TCCACTGTTCCATTGATTGGGCCCACATGATTTGTGTTGGAGGTGAAACGAGCAGGAAAGCAGATCTTCAGGAGGAGGGCTTTTAGAGAGTAAGCTACAAATGAAACATCGCTCACTTCGGGAATAGTAATACGCAATTTGGCTTGAATTACTTTGTTAAGTAACTACCGAAACTCTGCTCACGACACACCAGACGTGCCCAGTTAAGTTGCAAATAGGTACTATGGAGAGGGCCAATACTGCCGGCCTTATGTCAAACACCTTTTTAAGCGAGTTCACTGTCGCAGACATGCGTCCGGTGTCAGACGAAAACCACGAGTCTTGCTGGAGTGGCCCCGCGCTCCCGTCATCTCTTTTGGTATAAGATAGTCAGGATATCTGCCTAATTCTAGTCTTGATGTTCCATTAAAATCAATTGAATATttttaatgttcatttttaatattattattaagtttttTAGTCTTGGCTCATGCGAAGTGTGACGTGGGCATTGTGGATAACCAATAGGTGAGCTCTCCATCAGCGCCAAACAGGAAGCACGTTTCctggcgtttttttttttttttttttttttttgaggggcGAAATTGTAATTTTTAGTAAACAAACTTCTGCACACACAAGAGGTcaaaagctgcttctgttttTGCTCCGATTTGCTCCAACAGTTTATCTTCTTTAAAACTTTTTCACCTGGAGCATGATGGGAACTAATCTCAGAAGGAATGTAGTTGCGGTCTTGCAAATAGTGaccctgcaagattctcagcATTTGCAAAGTCATCTGGGAGTGATGACGAATTGTCTGGACGCGAGACTTTGggctttaaaatatatttattttatttatatttatatttatatatcaggGATTTGGGTCATACACTGGTTAGCATACATTAGCAGTAGATTCAGTCAGACGAGGGGAGGGGGCATTAAAGAAGGCCATGGCGCTACAAACAAACGCAGGAGAAGAGCAACTGCAACTCTTACAGTGAAAACCTGAAACTCTGATAATGTCTTCAGACTACTCCCGCACAAGCATACCAAGGTCCCGGTCCGTGTCACTGCAAGAAGAGGCAGGACATTAAgggtatttttattatttgctgCGTCACACGGTTTGTCAGTGCATGGCCTGGCTGGTGTGAGATCTCGACCTGAACTGTATTGAGAAGCACCATCAAAAAAGGCCAGAGTTTCTCTGCAGCTACGGAGTTTAGGATAGTCTACAGATGCTCTTATATGTGTGACGTTATTTAATGCCATCCTCTGGTGAAATCAGCAGCACCCGTGTGTGCCTGTGACGGATTTCCATTAGCTTGAGCCCAACAGTAACATTTTAGTTAAACGCAGAGAGGGGCCTAATACCTTGGCCAGCCCCCCTTGATGAGACTGACGTTGCTCAAGAGATTTCACAAACAAACCTGTCACTGCAGTTCTTTGTTTCATCTCTAAGGTAAGAGCAGACTTGGcttttgcatgtttttattcTGTTCTATATGGAAAcgttttaaaatgttacataaatGTGAACGCTTGatcttgtttatttttcttttcttttttaatttttattactgTGTATGTTTTGGCCTTTATCCCACCAGTTTAAAGTTTCTTTAATTTCgggttcttttctttttctgcatCAGGACCATTTCTTTTATTAAGGGCAGAAAACACCAGCTTCCAGAAGCTCCCTGCATTTGCCCGCCTGCTGTTTCCAATCCTCCCGCAGATGGATCGCGAGCACCTGAGCGCGCGCCTAGCCAAggctgtagtgctggtgtgtgtgtgcgcgctgcCGCTGCCCGTGCCACTGAGGGGGCAGAGCCCCGGGCAGGTGGACCCTCTCACTCTCAGCCGCGCGGACCCTCAATGCTGGGAGTCCTCCTCCGCGCTGCTGCTGGAGATGCGCGCGCCGCGGATCGCGGACACCGTGCCCGCGTTCTGGGACCTCATGGTGTTTCTAAAGTCGTCGGGCAACCGGAAGCACGGCGCGCTGTTCTGGGACCTGGCGCAGGTCTTCTGGGACCTTTACGTGGACTGTGTCCTGTCCCGCAACCACGGGCTGGGGCGGCGGCACCTCGCGCAGCCCGGAGAGCGCATCACGGCCTCGCGCTCTCTCATCACGGACCGTAAGTAGGCCAGCAGGGTGCATTACACAGATCACTCTGTACTAGTAGAAGAATAGTCCGACCACGAGACGCGAGCTCGCGCTATAATGAGGAATCTAATAGACCGTAAAataagagatttttttttttttttttttttttttttttactgtagttGATTTTCAAAAGTAGTTGATTTGAAGTGTTTTTGaggtaaaatatttattttttactttgtttGCTTTGCATTCTTTCAGTAAAAATATTTCTTAAAGCCAGATTAATTGCTTGATATTACATTTAGCAGTTTTTTAAACTAAAGGTCCGTTTTCACAGTGCAGCTACAGTGCAGCTACGTGGGTTCATGAATTTTACTCCTTGTACAACAGAATCAGAATAAGTTGGCAGTCATTAATGCAGTTCTGCTGACCAACAGAATTAAATGGGTCTTTTGATATTTGCACTCCTGGACATGAGTGtcactgtgttttttcttttgagtAACAACTTTGAATTGTGTATATGTCCCTATCAATCAGTATTTAGACATATGTGTCTTGGACATATACAGTCTTGGGTTATTAACATCAGAACATCCAGATGTTCCTCTTTTATTTCCATTGAAACTTTGGATTATACTGACACTATGTAAGTGTACATGtaacttttcttttatttacacgTAGTCCAGTATTGTGATTTGTATCAGAATTGTGACACCGTAAAAACTGAAATCGCACAATAACTGGCAGAGACGTGCAGAACTTTTATTTAGAAATCAAAATTGAAAGGATTCCCAATACATTTACATGGGGACCACCACTGTGTTCACAACTCTGACTGGTGAGAAACTACACAGTCAAAAGTCTTGACACAAAATCAATATTATCATCAATAACCAACTTGGTCAACAGGGGCCCATGTAAAGGCTGCATTCTCATATACTGGTGTATATCACTGTTGGGTCAACATGTTCGAAACTACAGACAAAGTCAAGCTATAAAGAAAACCGCAGACTAAGAGTAATTCTGTTCAGCAGCAGATGTCAGCCACTGTGTTATCCCTCCGGTCATAACTGTGACTcttcaagtgtttattttttgtgagcATGATGCCAATGTGGACACGCATAAAGAGAATGTACAGCAGTTCTGCCTGTATTCCATGTTTACACACCTCATTTCTCAGGGTTATGcctggctatgctaaattgatTGCTTACACCACCAACATGAAGTTCATATGGAATGAAGATAACCTGTCATTTAGTTtataatacactgtataaacTCTCTCAGAGCTTTACAAACTAAATTGCAGTTCCAGTAATTTCCTATTTCATGTTTTGTATTGCACTCCTAAAAGTTAGTATCTGTTCGTATCAGAGTTCTTCAGGGATCTTGGAACACATTTGGAAGTGTTCGGATGCACCCAGGACACATGATTAATTTGCTACACTTTAGTTATGTACCTTTTTAAATTGGTgtttttacccccccccccctttctggTGCCTGTACTTACATGTAATTGCTGGGTCAACTTAAAATTTGCCTTTTTCTAGATCTGGATCAATGAAAATTAAGTGTTTAAAAGAAGAATTTTAGATGTGAAGAGATGAAAAAAGAATTGATCAAGCTTTTTTTTGGTGCTGTGTACTCCTGTGATCTTTAAAAGCTGTCAAGTATATTGCTTTGGCCATTTCTATGTTTTTGATCTTGTTTATTTATGATCACTTGTAAACTTCAGTGGAGAAAAgccaatcttttttttttgtattcatcAGCAATTTGCAATTATTCAACtatttttaattacattcaAGATAATAAAAATCACAATGAAAACAATCTTGCTGATGATTCAGAATGAAATGGCTCATTTGAACTTGCTATTTGTAACATgatactgtgtactgtgtattttttttaaagtaggTATTTGGTGTTTAGACATGAGTTTTAGACATCATTCATCAATCAAAACATATAGACACATTTTTCTCCccccaaaatcaagggtattaaagaggtTGTCgtgctttttttttggagtaactgtctccactgttcagggaaggctttctactagatgttggagcattgttgtgaggatttggttgcattcagtgaaTAGAGTGTTTGTGAAGTCAAGATGtttgatcactaccccacctcaacctcccaactcatcccaaaagttctggatggagcaACGTCATTCCAGAcaaggttcatgtgtatctgttccagagagtcctattctattggctatacttctctaaagggaaaagcgacgctgtgtgtgtgtgcacatctgtgtcagcagtgggtgcaatttaatgtagctgaatgcattcacgttgggtgtccacaaacattcggacatgtACGGTATCTCAGAGTGTAAATAGATTTACAGAACATGCTCCACTGTGTTCACAATGACCCCACAGGCCGAACTAgtcatatatataataattaatataataataaactattaaactattaatataataataatagtttctatttatttatttacttacttatttatttacttacttatttatttcattttgattattatttgttattttgctATATGCTGTCACAACGTCATAAGAATCCAACAACAGCGTTGTTATACACTGTTATATCAAAATCTAGAAATCTtgatttgcatgatttttataCCATTTAAAATCTTATAATTTTTTGACCTATGAATCAAAAGAAATGGCCCCAAAACTTGAAAAAATCTCTTTTTACACTTGAGATTGAATTAAAACTGATCCTGAAACTGAGGGACCCCTGTTACTGGAAGCAGGGGATGGAACATCAATATGAGCTTGGTGCAAAGCTTTGGACTGTCTGGGGGTCCCCTGTTTAAGAACCACTGAATTACATAACATGACCTGTGCTTTGAGTGACAGCTGAAAGACACAATTTACACCTGCATTTTTAGACAAGCTAAATATCACAAAACTGTCACTcaaaatgaaagaagcatgtggactgaggcggtagggcaatataataagtaaatataCCAAGTGTGAAATGGTGCAGTTAACAGTGGGCTGAGTCTAGAGTAGCAATGATGGCAGCATTATTCTCGTTATTACAGTCAATGGAGCTTCACAATGACATGAAGCTGCAATTTGAAGATAAAAACTGACTTGCTTATTCAGCATGGCGTCTGaaacaggagcattagtgaatGGGGGCTTCAAACCTCTTTAGCCAACAGAGGCACTGGTCGCGGTAACCTCATGCGTAAGAGCGGTTCATCTTTAGCATTCCCATGTGTTACATAATAGTGCAAATGCCCGTTACCAGCCTGTCGTAGTGATGTAGCATGTAAATGTTTCTGTGTTAAACTTTGCTGGGTTATGACACATTTGGCTGGTTTATGGTCCTAATTTAATGGCTGTATTTGGTCTTTTCACAGAGGAATAAATGACAGGGTCAAGAAGATAGATTCAtgataaatgagtaaatgggTAAAACTGTTTACAATGGGTCTCCTTAGTGTAACTCAGTTCACTTATTACAAGGGGTgcctggatacttttggacatgtagtgtaataAGTGCCTACTGAGTTTCCTAAATAACACTGTACTGTTGACTGTATTCATCTACTGAAGTTAAATAAGGCCAGTATAGAGATTATGGCTATGAACGGTAGAGGAATGTTGACTCAAAAGAGGCATTGTGGGCTGGACCAGTTATGAGACAGAATGGTTTGATGCAAAATGGACCATTCTGTGGAAACCTAATTCATCTGAATAGTTTACAAAAATgaggataggaaccagacatCTGACGCACGTCATGCGTGTAAATGCAAAGTCTTATAATTCTGTTGCATGAGATGGATACATGGGTTCTATTGCCATTGTATGTAAAGATACATAAAGAAACtactcaatgtttttttttttttttttgtaataatccagtatttggtggaattccccttcgAGAAAAAGCTCTTGTCTCTGCCCCACTGCTGCAGATGTGTATTATGTATACCTGTCAAATGTTACAAGTGCAACAATTTGGTACCACAATATGGCAAGATGGCAATATACAGATGACAGCCAGTTTTTATCCATTTCAAACCAACAAAGAGGCAAACGCATGTAGAACCGTGTATTAGACCAATTTAACACTGTAATTCACCCtgactctttgtctgtctcCCCACTAGAGTCCTTTGTGCAGGAGTCACAGAGCCATTTCTCAAAGTTAAAGGAGTTCACTCGGGGCTGGTTCCGAATCCAAGTGCAACAGGTTGGCCTGAACAGCTTGCAACATGGAGCCCATCCAAAATCCTGGGGCACCAAGAAAATGTCAAATTTTTAACCTCAGAAACTGCCTTTTCTACATGAAGTCTACTTTTCTGATGAATAAAGTAATTTGCATCATTTGTTGTTTATATTATCTGTTTAATAGGTCAAAGGTTTTATCTGCATTTTGACATGCTAGCTCAGTATTTTCCCCAATGTAATCAATGTAATCGTTTAATCATTATTAGTCACTtatagatgatgatgatgataataataataataataataataataataataataataatagctgtTTAAGATGGTCttcaaaaaaaatgtttttttccccgACTGTTACAGAAATACACGTGAAATAAACACGGTTTTGTGATCACGTGTGGTTATCGACCATTTCCCATGTGAAAACCCTTCccgggacagtagagaaagGCAGGATAAATTCTtgtatacccttgatttcggaagaaatcATTAATgggcatgtgtcccaatacttttgtcaatgtggTGTGTTACTTAATCCAAAACGTGTGATTGTGTCTGGTGTTGCGCTTTGCTGAGAGTTATTACAGCGCCCGCTATGTGCCCGGGCGTTTATTGCTCTGACTGTTGCTCTGATTATGCCCAGCTCTGTCTGCACGGTTTCAGTTTCAATTTCAAAACAAGAAACAAAACTTTTTCCCAGTCGACGAACCTCCACTGGAACTCGGGAGAGGTGAGCTGACTATTCTCGCCCATTAGGTTGAATATGAAACATCTCGAGGAACTTTCTCCTTCTTCAAGCTGACTGTGCCAAAAGGACGCTTCCTGTCATGGAGGAACAGGTTAGTAGTTTTACCACACGTCCCACGTCTAACTAACAGTAAGACAGGGTAACTTGTGTTTAGTGGGGGTAGAGGAGAGATACTGCTTTATTAATTACGCGGGTTGTGTTGTTCAAGCAGTGATGCGCTCGACTTTAACAGCTTTAGCAGCTTGAGCCCGTGTTGACATTGACCGCTGACATCGTAGGAAGAGAGGTGCGGCTGTCAAAGAGGTCGATGGCTCTTATTTGAGGTCGGATTGAGTCATTCAACAAATCACGAGGACTGTGCTCTACCTACGTGTGGAGATTTGAGCTTTTTGTAGAAGCCAGTGGGCTCACTGAAGAAAAACATTCCTACATTCCTCTCTAAGATAAAAGGAGTTCTCTTCAGGAAAGAATGGGTCTAAGTGCTGCACATGCACATGAACCCTTTTCACATTTCCGGGTTCTGACTTCTGACTTCTGACTGGTTTCTGGTCGCAGGTAATTTCGTTTTCGGTCAAACCCAAAGACATGGCGCAGTCCAGCTTTAAGGTGTTGCTCAGAGCCGTTTTATATACATCTCCGACCAAGCACATGCTAATATCCGAATTAATCCAGGCTAACCAAAGTTCAAAGGGTCCCAATTTTAGTAAATGCTGCTGTTCTGACGAGCTGTGCTACTCATTGATATGTGCTACTTTTGTGTGTTGGACTTACTGTTATTAGTATTTGCTGTATTTGAGTGTAACTAAAGTGAACATGGCGAATCAAAtgacataacattaaaaaaaatagttctTATCACCTCTATTACCATATCTGGATCCTCTGTTACAGTGATATCTTAATGTACTGCCTATACTTTTATGAGGCAATTGAAATTCACTGCATCCTGTTTTATTATGGCAGCTTTGCTTATACATATCCACTCAACTATACATCAAGCTCAACTGGCGTTCAGTGTGCTAAGAGCGACATCTAAAAGATTCCTTCGAGTCGGTTCATGGTCAGAGTCGGTGCTGTACCCTGTCATTGCTCTTGAAAGAACTTTTAGAAGCCCAAGATTTAAGAATCGGTTTATTCAAGAGCATCAACACGGCTTGGAATAGATGTTAGCAGCCAGGATAAGGACGAGAACGTCAGGAGTGAGGAGGTGAATGTATCTATAGTATCTGACCATGG
The genomic region above belongs to Salminus brasiliensis chromosome 8, fSalBra1.hap2, whole genome shotgun sequence and contains:
- the LOC140560605 gene encoding protein FAM237A-like, with product MDREHLSARLAKAVVLVCVCALPLPVPLRGQSPGQVDPLTLSRADPQCWESSSALLLEMRAPRIADTVPAFWDLMVFLKSSGNRKHGALFWDLAQVFWDLYVDCVLSRNHGLGRRHLAQPGERITASRSLITDQSFVQESQSHFSKLKEFTRGWFRIQVQQVGLNSLQHGAHPKSWGTKKMSNF